The following DNA comes from Clupea harengus chromosome 9, Ch_v2.0.2, whole genome shotgun sequence.
AGGCCCCACTGTATGAGGAAAAGCTAACTATTATGCCtttatgctgtgtgtttgagttctacatgtttgtgtgtaaatatgtgtgtgtgtgtgtgtgtgtgttggcatatgTTTCAGTGTacggtgtgcatgtgtatacgtgtggggatctgcgcatgtgtgtatgcacgaggctctctccttctcccccattTCATTTCCCTGAAGATGGGAACCTCATTAATTTGCACCAATAAAGGGCCACTGAAGCAAGGCCAGAGTACAGAGCAGGGGGGGAGAGGTCTACAGGTCCAGAGACCCGATGTGGAGATGGCTCTGCTCCCCACTGTCGCActgctcctctgcctccttTACCCCAGCCTTAGAGCAGCGAGTGGGGGATGCCAGCGCTTGCAGGACCTTGACTCCACCGTGGTGCACAAGGATGGGCAGGTTATCCTGGGAGGGATGTTCCCCATTCACTCGAAAGGAGTTGAACAAAAACTGACTTTCTCAAATAGACCAGGCAAGAGACGATGTCGAGGGTAAACAGCGCTAATCTGCTCAGAGTGACacatactctttttttttagttaatCCATTATCTCATTGTTctgttgtaatgtaatgtcatttgttgttgtttgccttTGTCTTCATTTGATAGTTTACGTGAGCAAGAgtcatgaaatgaatgaatttcTCTGACAGGTTTAATCTGCGAGTGTTTCGCTGGTCCCAGGCTATGGTGTACTTCATTGAAGAGATCAACAGGAACCCTGCCCTGCTGCCAAACATCACTCTTGGCTACAGGCTGTATGACACGTGTGGAGTGgagatgttctctctcagaacaGCCCTGTCGGTGATCTCACAGCCCCTGAAGAGGAAcagcacaggggtgtgtgtgtctcccagtgTCCCTCTCATAGTGGGGGATTCTGGATCGTCTCTGTCTATGGCCATCTCCAGGGTGCTCAACCTCTTTAAGGTCCCATTggtgagagacaaacacaaacatgtatgaaATCTTTGCATCCATACAtcaacaaaaatatattttctttgtAGCGATAGCTTAAAAAAAGGGGTGATTTTTCATTGAACCTCTCCTCTATCTGTGCTTTATttgtcctcactctctcccacttgctctctctctctctttctctgtctgaatCTCACTGTTTTTGTattcctcttctgtctgtttatcttctTCTCTCTAGGTGAGTTACTTTGCATCCTGTGCCTGTCTGAGTGACAAGAGCCAGTTTCCATACTTTTTCCGGACCATCCCCAGTGACGTGAACCAAGCGAGGGCTCTTGCCTATTTGGTCAAACACTTCGGCTGGACCTGGGTGGGCACCATGGGGGCAGACGATGACTACGGGCGCATAGGCATCGACATGTTCACAGCCGAACTAACTcgtctgggcgtgtgtgtggcgtACCGGATCACCATCCCCAAGCTTCCCTCCCGACAGCAGCTGCGGGAGATTGTGGGAATCATCCGGGACTCCACAGCTCAAGTGGTGGTGGCGTTTGCTATCGAGGAGGACATTGAGCCTGTGGTGAAAGAGATGGTGTCACAGAATGTGACAGCAAAGCAGTGGGTGGCCAGTGAGGCCTGGGTCACCTCCACTCTCATATCCACTCAGGAGAACTTCCCCTCCCTCAGTGGCACCATCGGCTTCGCCATCCGCCGGGCTGAGATCCCGGGTTTAAAGCATTTCCTGCAGAACCTCAGACCTCTGGCTAGTCCCTATAACCCATTTGTCAGAGAATTCTGGGAAACGCAGTTCCAGTGCTCCTTCAACACCACACTTCCAGCTGCCTCTATGGCTGAGCCCGTGCATTACTCCAAGAGCTGCACTGGCAAGGAGAGGGTTGAGGACACAGACAGCATCTACAACGATGTGTCACAGCAAAGGGTCACTTATAACATGCACAAGGCTGTTTATGCTGTGGCACATGCTCTGCATAACTTACTGATAGACCAGAACTCAACAATCTCAATTCACAGTCTCCATCCATGGCAGGTGGCGTACAACTAGACTTTTTGAATACTATGCAAATATGTGCTATTCATGATGATGTATATTAATCTAATGTGAAATAGGCATTATGGATTCTGTTCTAAGAATGGAAAACTACTCTTCATTTACAGAAACCTGTTTTACTTATTTGTGTCATTCCTGatgaatttcatatttatgtCTCATGTTTGATTTCATATTCTATGTCATTATTATACCCTCCAGGTGGTTCAGTACTTGCATACGGTTAACTACACAAAcatctttggtgacgtggtgcATTTTGATGAGAACGGAGACCCCGCGGGTGCGTATGACATTGTAAACTGGCAGAGGAGCTCTCCCGGTGGGCTCGTGGAGTATGTCACAGTCGGCAGGTTTGACTCGAGTCTGCCTCCCActcagcagctgctgctgaaCTCTGACAGCATCATATGGCATGGAGGAACAGGAGAGGTGAGCAACATCTTACCAAAAAGACTTTAAAATTCCCACTTACTGTGGTATGAGAAGTTAGATCTATTGACCTGcgttgtttaaaaaaaggaacGGCATTGATGTCACATTCTCCTCCTCATTGTATCCCACTCTGTTTTGCTTTTATGTGATGTTGTGATGAAATGTATAGATGATATATCTAGAAGAAATGCTATATGTAGAAATGCAGGTAATTCATTCAGTGGGTTCATTAATCAGTAACTATCAATCACAGAGTGAAAACTGTTTACAAAGGAGCAGGGCACTGAGCTGTGTTTGGTGTTATGGGCGCAGGTTCCAAAGTCCGTTTGCTCTGCCAGCTGTCAGCATGGCTACAGGAAAGCCACCAGAGAGGGCCAGCCTGTGTGCTGCTATGACTGTGTCCCATGTGCAGAGGGCACTATCACAAACCACACAGGTAAGGACAGAAACCGTTTATGCAACATTATGCTCCCTGTGCAAAActatacacaccctcacacacacacacacacacacacacacacacagagtttattGAGgagatatacacatatataagaTATATTGTATGTTATTGCCTTGTTATTTGACTACATTGGTCTCATACATGCTCTTCCCAGATTCTGCGTCTGTTTTCTCACTGGTCACGCTGCACATGAACGGAgacaccgtctctctctctctctctctctctctctctctctcgctctctagaCCAGCCTGAATGCACTCCCTGTCCTGATGACTTCTGGTCCAATGCCCTGAGAGACGCCTGCGTCCGGAAGCAGATTGAGTTCCTGTCCTATACCGAGGCCTTCGGCATGGCTCTGGCAGCCACCGCCATTCTGGGTGCCGTGTTCACGCTGGTGGTGGTGGCCGTCTTCCTGCGGCACAGGGGCACCCCCATCGTCCGCGCCAACAACTCGGAGCTGagcttcctgctgctgctctccctgGGCCTGTGTTTCCTGTGCACGCTCACCTTCCTGGGCCAGCCCTCGCCCTGGGCCTGCCCGCTGCGCCGCACCTCCTTTGGCCTGAGCTTCGCCCTCTGCCTGTCCTGCCTGCTCTGCAAGACCCTGGTGGTGCTCATGGCTTTCAGGGCCACGCTGCCCGGCAACAACGCGGCACGCTGGTTCCGCCGGCCGCAGCAGCGCCTGAGCGTGTTTGTCTGCTCCACGGTGCAGGTGGTTGTCTGCGCTGTGTGGCTGTCTAGAGCGCCGCCGTACCCTATTAGAAACACGTGGTTGTACCGGGACAGGATCATCCTCGAGTGTCACATGGGCTCGGTGGCGCTCTTCTGCTGTGTGCTGGGTTACATTGGCTGTCTTGCCGCTTTCTGTTTCATACTGGCCTTCCTGGCTCGCAAACTGCCTGATAATTTCAACGAAGCCAAATTCATCACATTCAGTATGCTGATATTCTGTGCAGTCTGGATCACATTCATACCAGCTTATGTCAGCTCTCCTGGGAAGTTTACTGTAGCAGTGGAGATATTTGCTATTTTGGCGTCTAGTTTTGGTGtccttttttgtatatttttccCTAAATGTTACATAATCATATTTCTGCCAGAACGTAACACAAAGAAGTTCATCATGTCACAAAAAGGGGGTCGATGAGACTTTAAAAGCCCAAGTCCATTACCTTATTGTCATAGGTGAATATGAATAAATGGCAGATTAACACTATTGGTGAGTGTAAGCATAATTGATAATGTGTTATTTTGTGTCTTTAATTAAGTATCTGCCTTGCTTGTAAGACAGTAAGGAACTGTAGTAGAGTGGTACAAGTGTGCAATATGATAATAATGTAGTCATGGCAATGCATGTATTTGTctcctgtgaagtgtgtgtgtgtactctgaccACCAGAGAGCGCTAAAGATCCAATGAATTCTATTAAACAACATTGTCACAATACCACACTTGGAGGATGTGCCCTTTGTAATACCCAAAGAAAAGTCCTGTAAAGAGAAAAagcttatttatatatatactctaTAGCTGTGGCTCTGCATTCAGTCACAGCACGTAAAGGCAAAGTTGTTTCTCGGCTTGTGTTTCCAATAGTCATTCACCCATACCACTTTTTTCAGaccgagtacgagtattttacaTTTCTGTACATAAGGTAATATCTCTACTATAAGTCATGGACAGTATTTCTACCATAAAAATAACAATTACCATTGCAATGCAAGATTGTATTTCCATCAGCTGTGCTCTggttaaaataaaacataaataataatatgaatacaaaataaaatgtgtaaTAGGAGGCTATTTCCAACCAAAAATAAGCATAAAACCTTCAAAACAGTGGTGTTGGCACATGGTATCTGAGAATTTTTTATGAGTATGAGTAGGAGTATATGAGCACAGTATTGGCCGAATAGCCAACACTGGTATCAGTGGCATCCCTAGTGTCCAACAGCCCCAGTGTCCTCTGGAAGTAGTTGACGGGTTAAGTAAAGAGAAAAGATTGTGATAATAAAAGTATATTTGTAAAAATGGGTTAAAAGTGTAAGGGGAgatttataattatttattagTCGTTTTGCTCCCTTCTACTGTGAATGCAGAGTATTTCCTAGTACAAAGAAAATATGATTATTTAAAGCCAAATTGGCTTTCAGCATCTCTCTGCATGGAATGGTGATTTGGCTATGGCCTCAGCCAAGATCTGAGCTGCTGCATGGAGATTTGAAGCAACAACACCGACTCATTACCACACATTACAAAACCTCCTTTGCATTGTTTATGTCCGCTTCTTCAGAAACCCCTTTGCATGCATTACATGTAAcacttcatccccctctctctctgtacatcaGACTCCGTGTTGCAATACCAATAGTAGTGGCACACAGTACACAGCCGTCTTTCTTACTCTTCCAACACAGAAGTATGCTATAGTTATTTGCGTGAGCGCTGATCTGTCACTGTCTCACACCTCCCGTAGCGGTGGAGGTGGCGGTGGCCGTGATCGatgctctgtgtctgcctgagTACTCCTCTGAGGAGAGGCACAGGCCCAGCGGAGCAGAGGCCTTCCCTCCAGGCATGTCTGAGGCGAGGAGGGGGCCAGGCCACGCTTGTCAGCTCACACCTCCTGATGTGCTAGGAAAATGACTGCTGCTCAGAAAGCAGCCTCACACCGTCTGCATAGCCCATGCCAGCTCTGCTAATGAGGTTTAATAGCTCATTTTATGTCCATTAAGCTTAGCATGCTGACTGCGTTTGTTCATCACACTGTACcccccaaatcccccccccccccccccacacacacacactaggcctCACGTAACACCAGATCTAACACACCTTGAAGatgatgaaaaagaaagaggagagaaaggtgtgtgtctgtgtgtgtgtgtgtgtgtgtgtgtgtgtatgtgtgtgtgtgtgtgtgtgtgtgtgtgtgtgtgtgtcaggtcaggTAAAGAGAGGAGCAAAAATCCAAGTAAGACTTTCTGTTATTGTTCTGTGCGTACCTATAGCATCACTAATCATTCCCTCTGGGGAAACAAATGATGTTTGTAAATGCACTCCAAAACCTGCACTGACTTCAGTTTTACTTTGCAGTGAGTCAGCATTTTGTTTTAAAGTGGGAAGTTGGTTACTTCCAATATATGGAATTACTCCTTGGAGTATACTCTATGATATGTATGTCTTGGTAATAAGAAGCTATTGGTATTTTATCTGCCACAAAAGCGAGACAGTATTTGTGTGCTACTATTATTCATATCATGTACAGTATGCATACATTCAGGACTGTATTGCCCTGTGAAAATCACTGACTTCAATGATATTTTAATTAATCCTTTTTAAGGACAAGCAGGTTATTCAGTAATGGGCTGGAAAAGTAGAGGcacaaaagttaacttttgaAGTTAAGCTGACAATGTTTACCCTGGTTTATCATTACTATTTTACTGTATTTCATTAGGTTAGGGTGAAACGACCTTGTTTGTTGTTATCACTACAGTTGCATCTAATGTTAGAAAGTAAAAAGAAAAGCAGTTTGAGTACAGAATGGATTAATTCCTTCCCTTGCTCTTCGAGGGGGCTGGCATTGCTGATTGCCACTGAACACTTGATTCTTCTGTTGTGCGCCCTTATGAGTCCCACCAGATACAGTGTCGCTCCGGGCAGCACAATGGGCTCATTTGGGGCAATTGACTGGGGCTTTTGTCCGGTGGTGTATATCCAGTGATGGCACTGAGGTCATACAAGATGGTGGACACTCACAATAGCAACCAGCTCCTTGGGGAAAGTCAGTCGACAGTGGATTGGCCAGATGAGGATTGAGTGGAGGTGGAGTGCTGAACAAGaggtctgttgtgtgtgtgtgtgtgtgtgtgtgtgtgtgtgtgtgtgtgtgtgtgttcgtgtgtgttcgtgtgtgttcgtgtgtgttcgtgtgtgtgattaaaatacattttacaggggaggaggatgaggggtaTGGTGTGGACAGGATTCTCACGGTGGAAACATttgctctccaacacacagcaTCAGTTGTTGGAGGGAAGACTTACAGTTCTGGCAAAGAgcaatattttctttttcaaagtTAACATGTGGCATAATTTACAATTGTGGAGAAAGTGTTGGCAGAGAGATCAGAAGGGCAATTGACATTTTCacaaatcattttattttactacagCATTGCAAGTACATGAATTTCTGACAAACACaatccaaaacaaataaatgtcacaatGACAGAtgaaagagactgaaagacaatAAGAACAACACAGAGTGCATTGTTATTTGGCCATCATGTTCTTCTTGGTATTTTTTTGTGGCCGGAACAGAATGATGTAACATTTTGGTGCAAAAATGCACAGGAGCAGCCCATAGCTGGAGGCCAGGATGGCGAAAATTTCCACGGCCACAGTGTACTTTCCTGGCGAGCTCACATAGGCTGGTATGAACGCTATCCACACG
Coding sequences within:
- the LOC105904783 gene encoding extracellular calcium-sensing receptor, yielding MFPIHSKGVEQKLTFSNRPGKRRCRGFNLRVFRWSQAMVYFIEEINRNPALLPNITLGYRLYDTCGVEMFSLRTALSVISQPLKRNSTGVCVSPSVPLIVGDSGSSLSMAISRVLNLFKVPLVSYFASCACLSDKSQFPYFFRTIPSDVNQARALAYLVKHFGWTWVGTMGADDDYGRIGIDMFTAELTRLGVCVAYRITIPKLPSRQQLREIVGIIRDSTAQVVVAFAIEEDIEPVVKEMVSQNVTAKQWVASEAWVTSTLISTQENFPSLSGTIGFAIRRAEIPGLKHFLQNLRPLASPYNPFVREFWETQFQCSFNTTLPAASMAEPVHYSKSCTGKERVEDTDSIYNDVSQQRVTYNMHKAVYAVAHALHNLLIDQNSTISIHSLHPWQVVQYLHTVNYTNIFGDVVHFDENGDPAGAYDIVNWQRSSPGGLVEYVTVGRFDSSLPPTQQLLLNSDSIIWHGGTGEVPKSVCSASCQHGYRKATREGQPVCCYDCVPCAEGTITNHTDQPECTPCPDDFWSNALRDACVRKQIEFLSYTEAFGMALAATAILGAVFTLVVVAVFLRHRGTPIVRANNSELSFLLLLSLGLCFLCTLTFLGQPSPWACPLRRTSFGLSFALCLSCLLCKTLVVLMAFRATLPGNNAARWFRRPQQRLSVFVCSTVQVVVCAVWLSRAPPYPIRNTWLYRDRIILECHMGSVALFCCVLGYIGCLAAFCFILAFLARKLPDNFNEAKFITFSMLIFCAVWITFIPAYVSSPGKFTVAVEIFAILASSFGVLFCIFFPKCYIIIFLPERNTKKFIMSQKGGR